In Desulfobacterales bacterium, a genomic segment contains:
- a CDS encoding CBS domain-containing protein, with protein MLTAKDIMTPDIITLSPDLEIGLAAKYLLEKRINGAPVVDASGSLVGILCQSDLIATQKKLSLPSLFTLLDGFIPLRSAKQIESEFKKIAALTVAQAMTKTPTTVTLDTPIDEIATLMVEKGFHTLPVLDKGALVGVIGKEDVLKTLTST; from the coding sequence ATGCTGACAGCCAAAGATATTATGACACCGGATATCATCACCTTGTCGCCCGATCTTGAAATCGGGTTGGCCGCCAAATACCTGCTGGAAAAGCGGATTAACGGTGCGCCGGTGGTGGACGCATCCGGGAGCCTGGTAGGTATCCTTTGTCAAAGCGATCTGATCGCGACGCAAAAAAAGCTCTCCCTGCCCTCTTTGTTTACCTTGCTGGACGGCTTTATCCCCCTTCGGTCCGCCAAACAAATCGAGAGTGAATTTAAAAAAATCGCCGCCCTCACGGTCGCACAAGCCATGACCAAAACGCCGACGACCGTTACCCTCGATACCCCCATCGATGAAATTGCCACCTTGATGGTGGAAAAAGGCTTTCACACCTTGCCCGTCCTCGATAAGGGAGCGCTTGTGGGCGTTATCGGGAAAGAAGATGTGCTCAAGACCCTCACCTCGACTTGA
- a CDS encoding DUF933 domain-containing protein gives MKLGIIGLSGSGKTTVFEALTGNLSESGRKDEPRIGTIRVPDSRVDVLSKMYQPRKTIFAQVEYFLPAKTAQQKESGKGDALWNQVRDCDALIHVIRNFSGYGLEAPTPAADHSTIEQDMILTDLVSVEKRLERLGLDKQRGKKTNPEELSLLNECLKLLESEKPLRINPVFASLPLLRGFTFLSAKPLLTLFNNADEDDRMPDIENSLPEGSLLIKGKLEQEISQMTPEEAAEFLAEFNITASARDRVIQRSYELMGLISFFTVGEDEVRAWTIRKETEAVESAEVIHSDIKKGFIRAEVVAYDDLMAAGTYAEARKRGTVRLEGKTYLVKDGDIINFRFNV, from the coding sequence ATGAAACTCGGCATTATCGGCTTATCGGGCTCGGGAAAAACCACGGTATTTGAAGCGCTCACGGGCAACCTATCCGAGAGCGGCCGAAAGGATGAGCCCCGCATCGGCACCATCCGCGTGCCGGACAGCCGAGTCGATGTGTTAAGCAAAATGTACCAACCCAGAAAGACCATCTTCGCGCAGGTGGAATATTTTCTTCCGGCAAAAACCGCGCAACAAAAGGAGAGCGGCAAGGGAGACGCCCTTTGGAATCAGGTTAGGGACTGCGATGCGCTCATTCATGTCATTCGAAATTTCAGCGGGTATGGTTTGGAAGCGCCCACGCCGGCCGCGGATCATTCGACCATCGAGCAGGATATGATTCTCACGGATCTCGTATCGGTGGAAAAGCGGCTGGAGCGACTGGGCCTGGATAAACAGCGGGGGAAAAAAACAAATCCCGAAGAGCTTTCCCTGCTCAATGAATGCCTCAAGCTGCTGGAATCTGAAAAACCGCTGCGAATCAACCCGGTCTTTGCGTCTTTACCGTTGCTAAGAGGCTTCACCTTCCTTTCCGCCAAACCGCTGCTCACTCTTTTCAACAATGCCGATGAAGATGATCGAATGCCGGACATCGAAAATAGCCTGCCCGAAGGAAGCTTACTGATCAAGGGAAAGCTGGAGCAGGAAATCTCCCAGATGACACCGGAGGAAGCAGCAGAATTTTTGGCCGAGTTCAACATCACGGCATCCGCCAGGGATCGGGTCATTCAGCGCTCCTATGAGCTGATGGGACTTATTTCTTTTTTTACGGTAGGAGAAGACGAGGTTCGCGCCTGGACCATTCGAAAGGAAACCGAAGCCGTGGAATCCGCCGAAGTAATCCATTCGGACATTAAAAAGGGGTTTATTCGGGCGGAGGTTGTGGCCTATGATGATCTCATGGCCGCCGGCACCTACGCGGAAGCCAGAAAAAGGGGCACCGTGCGCCTGGAAGGAAAAACCTATCTCGTGAAGGATGGCGACATCATCAATTTCCGGTTTAATGTGTAA
- a CDS encoding glycosyltransferase family 4 protein, whose amino-acid sequence MRILHLLSQRPDATGSGIYVQAMLREARARGHGNFLVAGINAGDRGVSENVDDDACSFVEFNGADLPFPIAGMSDVMPYPNRRFRDLTPAELIRYQRCFELRIQNAVARFRPDILHSHHLWLMTAFVRRLFPDLPLVTSCHGTDLRQFETCPHLQAWVRPAIQHLDAVLALSRIQREEILSMHGLPPERVLVTGAGYCRDLFNLPDHKPVPPPVQLIYAGKLCRAKGLPNLLRALHTIKDYSWHLTLAGGGSGPEKEECLQLAFTLGDRVTVIGAVSQPELAFAMQKAHVFILSSFFEGLPLALLEAMACGCRVIATEVPGVQELFQTDFSPWVTTLPTPPLRQVDRPIPGTEEAFENRLSELLQFQIQAVLNEPAIPANEINRFLEPFTWPRVFDRIERIYQSLT is encoded by the coding sequence ATGCGTATTTTACATCTTTTGAGTCAGCGGCCGGACGCTACGGGCAGTGGGATCTATGTGCAGGCGATGTTGCGGGAAGCCCGCGCCAGGGGGCATGGGAATTTCCTGGTCGCTGGAATCAATGCCGGCGACCGGGGGGTGTCTGAGAATGTCGACGATGACGCCTGTTCATTTGTGGAATTCAATGGTGCGGATCTTCCTTTCCCCATTGCCGGCATGAGCGATGTCATGCCGTATCCCAATCGGCGTTTCAGGGATTTAACCCCGGCGGAATTAATCCGGTATCAACGCTGTTTTGAACTTCGGATTCAAAACGCCGTTGCCCGGTTTCGTCCCGATATCCTGCATAGTCATCACCTGTGGTTAATGACGGCGTTTGTCCGGCGTTTGTTTCCGGATCTTCCGTTGGTTACGTCCTGCCATGGAACGGATTTGCGGCAATTTGAAACATGTCCGCATCTTCAAGCGTGGGTCCGTCCCGCTATTCAGCATCTGGACGCGGTCCTGGCGCTTAGTCGGATTCAGCGGGAGGAAATCCTGTCGATGCACGGTCTTCCACCGGAACGGGTGTTGGTGACCGGCGCTGGCTATTGCCGGGATCTTTTCAATCTGCCGGACCACAAACCTGTCCCGCCGCCGGTGCAACTGATTTACGCCGGCAAACTGTGCCGGGCAAAGGGTCTGCCGAATCTGCTTCGGGCGCTTCACACCATTAAAGATTATTCCTGGCATCTAACCCTGGCCGGAGGCGGTTCCGGCCCGGAAAAAGAGGAATGCCTGCAACTGGCATTCACGCTGGGGGATAGGGTGACTGTTATCGGCGCCGTGTCGCAACCCGAGCTGGCTTTCGCGATGCAAAAAGCCCATGTGTTCATCCTGTCCTCCTTTTTTGAGGGCTTGCCCCTGGCGCTGCTGGAAGCCATGGCCTGCGGATGCCGGGTGATTGCGACCGAGGTTCCCGGGGTACAGGAATTATTTCAAACCGATTTTTCACCTTGGGTTACGACCCTACCGACGCCGCCATTGCGGCAGGTGGATAGGCCGATTCCGGGAACGGAAGAGGCCTTTGAGAATAGGTTGTCCGAACTGCTTCAATTCCAGATTCAGGCTGTTCTGAATGAACCGGCCATCCCGGCAAATGAAATCAACCGGTTCCTGGAACCCTTTACCTGGCCGCGGGTGTTTGATCGGATTGAGCGTATTTACCAAAGCCTCACATGA
- a CDS encoding methyltransferase domain-containing protein yields MEKVYEDQLVDLVFTMKWKSRFVTHAEWYMASRVNMWRDILPPALSADLAGKQTGDRLEAVLPSGDLPWPKDPKKIFQIGKEQFARSADSMMDTEPRPGRFYPKGLLKDIPGVFKANITPFRCVGVDNGHMDVDFNHPLAGKELMVSAVVGRVESKKDERGGASVDWLETLADGPGMQARWEGMATDYFFGRPFAREDETDDALFYTTPRLVQHLDDAAIDMVKSTYGRFLKHDMAVLDLMSSWQSHIPEVRLKRLSGLGLNELELHQNPLLTDITVHNLNQSPRLPYADESFDAVINTVSVEYLIDPITVFQEVGRVLKPNGKFIVTFSNRWFPPKAIRIWSMLHEFERMGLVSEYFLRSGVFHDIQTFSARGLPRPRHDKYFPKIWFADPVYAVWGEKGATT; encoded by the coding sequence ATGGAAAAAGTATATGAAGATCAACTGGTCGATCTTGTGTTTACCATGAAGTGGAAAAGCCGTTTTGTGACTCACGCCGAGTGGTATATGGCAAGCCGTGTCAACATGTGGCGGGATATATTGCCCCCGGCCCTGTCGGCGGACCTGGCCGGAAAACAAACAGGGGATCGACTGGAGGCGGTTTTGCCGTCCGGAGATTTACCCTGGCCAAAGGATCCCAAGAAGATCTTTCAAATCGGCAAGGAGCAATTTGCCCGGTCCGCCGACTCGATGATGGATACGGAGCCGCGGCCCGGACGTTTTTATCCAAAAGGGCTTTTAAAAGATATTCCCGGTGTTTTTAAGGCCAACATCACCCCGTTTCGCTGTGTTGGTGTCGATAACGGCCATATGGACGTGGATTTCAACCATCCATTGGCCGGCAAAGAGTTGATGGTATCAGCGGTGGTCGGACGGGTTGAGTCCAAAAAGGATGAGCGGGGCGGCGCCAGTGTCGACTGGTTGGAGACCCTGGCCGATGGTCCGGGAATGCAGGCACGATGGGAGGGAATGGCGACCGATTATTTCTTCGGACGGCCCTTTGCACGGGAGGATGAAACGGACGATGCGCTGTTCTACACCACCCCCCGGTTGGTGCAACACCTTGACGATGCCGCCATTGATATGGTTAAAAGCACCTACGGGCGGTTTCTGAAGCATGACATGGCGGTGCTTGATCTGATGAGCAGTTGGCAATCCCATATTCCCGAAGTCCGGTTAAAACGGCTTTCTGGGCTTGGACTCAATGAATTGGAGTTGCATCAAAACCCGCTTCTCACGGATATTACGGTTCATAATTTAAATCAGTCTCCCCGGTTGCCCTATGCCGATGAGAGCTTTGATGCTGTTATCAACACGGTTTCCGTGGAATATCTTATCGATCCGATCACCGTTTTTCAGGAAGTCGGACGCGTTTTGAAACCGAACGGGAAATTCATTGTGACGTTTTCAAACCGGTGGTTTCCGCCGAAAGCGATTCGTATCTGGTCGATGTTGCACGAATTTGAACGAATGGGCCTTGTGAGTGAATATTTCCTGCGATCAGGCGTATTCCATGATATTCAAACCTTTTCGGCAAGGGGATTGCCACGCCCTCGGCATGACAAATACTTCCCGAAAATATGGTTTGCCGACCCGGTGTATGCCGTATGGGGGGAAAAGGGCGCAACGACCTGA
- a CDS encoding rubrerythrin family protein — protein MSQSEENLQSAFAGESQANRKYLAFAQQAEKEGYKQVAKLFRAAAEAETVHAHAHLRVLGGIKTTAENLKEAIAGETHEFKSMYPEMIALAKAEGAKAAERSFTFANEVEKIHAALYQKALDNLGKTEDVDYYVCSVCGYTCESAAPDKCPVCNAASKAFSKIA, from the coding sequence ATGAGCCAATCTGAAGAGAACCTGCAGTCCGCTTTTGCCGGAGAGTCCCAGGCCAACCGGAAGTACCTCGCCTTTGCCCAACAAGCTGAGAAAGAAGGGTATAAACAGGTCGCCAAACTCTTCCGGGCCGCCGCTGAAGCCGAAACGGTGCACGCGCACGCCCATCTTCGGGTTCTTGGCGGCATCAAAACCACCGCCGAAAACCTCAAGGAAGCGATTGCGGGTGAAACCCATGAGTTTAAATCCATGTATCCCGAAATGATCGCACTGGCCAAAGCAGAAGGCGCCAAAGCAGCGGAGCGATCCTTCACCTTTGCCAATGAAGTCGAAAAAATACACGCCGCCCTCTATCAGAAGGCTCTCGACAATTTGGGCAAGACAGAGGACGTCGACTACTATGTCTGCTCGGTATGCGGTTACACCTGCGAGTCGGCAGCGCCGGACAAATGCCCGGTCTGCAACGCTGCTTCCAAAGCGTTTTCCAAAATCGCTTAG
- a CDS encoding flavodoxin domain-containing protein: MKKMLVAYYSRTGNTQKMAEFIAEGIRFSGNEAILKKVSEIKDAKELAGYDGYAFGCPTYHKDMTAGMKTFLFTAERANLLGKMGGAFGSHTHSGESAPMIFDTMLYVFKMDMVDLGPLNLKEAVVGTQEGSKACQEYGKAIGEKFTR, encoded by the coding sequence ATGAAAAAGATGCTGGTGGCTTATTACAGCAGAACCGGAAACACACAAAAAATGGCGGAGTTTATCGCCGAAGGAATCCGCTTCAGCGGAAACGAAGCCATATTGAAAAAGGTCTCAGAAATTAAGGACGCCAAGGAATTGGCGGGATATGACGGGTATGCCTTCGGATGCCCTACCTACCACAAAGATATGACGGCGGGAATGAAAACCTTCCTGTTTACAGCTGAAAGGGCCAATCTTCTCGGAAAGATGGGAGGCGCCTTCGGCTCTCACACCCATAGCGGGGAATCCGCGCCCATGATCTTCGATACCATGCTTTATGTGTTCAAGATGGATATGGTGGATCTTGGGCCGCTAAATTTGAAAGAAGCGGTGGTAGGGACTCAGGAGGGCAGCAAAGCTTGCCAGGAATACGGCAAAGCCATAGGCGAAAAATTCACCCGCTGA
- a CDS encoding rubredoxin produces MPTAEEMYQCQTVNCGYIYNPEKGDRKGKIPKNTKFEDLPEDWKCPVCGAGKRMFKPLAGPGSVSGRDQGIGS; encoded by the coding sequence ATGCCAACAGCTGAAGAAATGTATCAATGCCAAACCGTTAATTGCGGGTATATTTACAACCCGGAAAAGGGAGATCGAAAGGGGAAAATTCCAAAAAACACGAAATTTGAAGATTTGCCGGAAGATTGGAAGTGCCCGGTTTGCGGTGCAGGAAAACGAATGTTCAAACCCTTGGCGGGACCGGGTTCGGTAAGTGGCAGAGACCAGGGAATAGGCTCTTAA
- a CDS encoding universal stress protein, giving the protein MRIAVGFNGSDRSREALKVAEAHAKAFNAEIHVFTLTAHSPELNTPEIEAAEGELKSLKERLTNAGFVCETHLVIRSLTQGEDLVNLVREHKIDELILGVRKRSRVGKFLMGSTAQFVILNSECPIVVVK; this is encoded by the coding sequence ATGAGAATTGCCGTTGGATTTAATGGTTCCGATCGATCAAGAGAGGCGTTGAAAGTGGCCGAAGCTCATGCCAAAGCGTTCAATGCCGAGATTCATGTATTTACGCTCACCGCGCATAGCCCCGAGCTTAATACGCCGGAGATTGAAGCGGCGGAAGGCGAGCTTAAAAGCCTTAAAGAGCGGTTAACGAATGCGGGCTTTGTTTGTGAAACCCATTTGGTTATCCGAAGTCTGACCCAAGGGGAGGACTTGGTCAATTTAGTGCGGGAGCACAAAATTGATGAGTTGATACTTGGGGTCAGAAAAAGATCGCGAGTGGGGAAATTTCTCATGGGCTCCACCGCGCAATTTGTTATTCTGAACAGCGAGTGCCCCATTGTTGTGGTAAAATAA
- a CDS encoding isoamylase early set domain-containing protein: MSIKKQYVKDKSTCKVTFRIDEHISNRAKTAHVVGEFNNWSTLATPMKRLKNGAFTVTLDMESGREYQFRYLLEKNHWENDPQADKEVATPFGDSRNSVIIL, encoded by the coding sequence ATGAGCATTAAAAAACAGTATGTTAAAGATAAATCGACTTGCAAGGTAACCTTTCGGATTGATGAGCATATCAGCAACCGCGCGAAAACAGCCCATGTGGTCGGTGAGTTCAACAACTGGTCGACCTTGGCTACCCCGATGAAGCGTCTGAAAAACGGTGCATTTACCGTCACTCTGGACATGGAGAGTGGCAGGGAATATCAGTTTCGCTATTTGCTGGAAAAGAATCATTGGGAAAATGACCCGCAGGCCGATAAAGAGGTGGCAACGCCTTTTGGTGACAGCCGAAACTCGGTCATCATTCTTTAG